A single Bufo bufo chromosome 6, aBufBuf1.1, whole genome shotgun sequence DNA region contains:
- the LOC121004281 gene encoding gastrula zinc finger protein XlCGF26.1-like: MWSEAVQKGTSLLRHSPRCFTLVSLTPRSAATDSGTVLKLYLLVNSGEDLNSIKATETDVRGGEQSREDIPTDNRPDDCTRSSVEHLISSDFKTDNYGIKQDIYEAHAIIPDESPAFHRKDLSSDPLVQVHSNDLLRTIRQNNCHRSSVQHQRTHTGRKQFACSECGKSFKTKSDFVNHERRHTGVKPFSCLECGKSFKYKSKLVIHGRIHTGEKPFSCSECGKGFKNKSELVIHERIHTGEKPFSCSECGKSFNQKANLVTHEKIHTGEKPFSCSECGKCFIDKLKLNKHHKIHTGGKLFSCSECGKFFNRNSILIKHQRIHTGKKPFSCSESEKCLIGKSDLVNHESHTGEKPFSCSECGECFNYKSHLFRHQRIHTGMKPFLCLECGKNFNDKSHLFRHQRVHTGEKPFSCSECGKCFIDKSKLDRHHKIHTGEKPFSCSECGKSFNRNSNLVTHQRIHTGEKPFLCLECGKIFYDKSHLFRHQRVHTGEKPFSCSECGKCFIDKSKLDRHHKIHTGEKSFSCSECGKSFNRNSNLVTHQRIHTGEKPYSCTECGKSFNRKSVLVIHQRIHTR; this comes from the exons atgtggtcagaagcagtgcaaaaaggg ACTTCCTTACTACGTCATTCCCCTCGGTGCTTCACACTGGTATCTCTGACGCCCAGGTCAGCTGCTACTGACTCGGGGACTGTTCTGAAGTTGTACCTG CTTGTGAATTCGGGTGAAGATCTGAACAGTATTAaggctacagagacagatgtgaggggtggTGAGCAGAGTagagaggacattcctacagataaccgtccag atgactgtaccaggagCTCAGTGGAACATCTGATATCTTCAGATTTTAAGACAGATAATTATGGTATAAAGCAAGATATATATGAAGCGCATGCTATTATCCCAGATGAATCCCCAGCCTTTCATAGGAAAGATCTATCATCTGATCCTTTGGTTCAAGTCCACTCTAATGATTTATTACGGACCATTAGGCAAAATAACTGTCACAGAAGTAGTGTTCAAcatcaaagaactcacacaggaagGAAGCAATttgcatgttcagaatgtgggaaaagttttaaAACAAAATCTGATTTTGTTAATCATGAGAGAAGACACACAGGggtaaagccattttcatgtttagaatgtgggaaaagttttaaGTACAAATCCAAACTTGTTATACAtggaagaattcacacaggggagaagccattttcttgttcagaatgtggaaagggTTTTAAAAATAAATCTGAACTTGTTATAcatgaaagaattcacacaggtgagaaaccattttcatgttcagaatgtggaaaatctttcaaCCAGAAGgcaaatcttgttacacatgagaaaattcacacaggggagaagccattttcatgttcagaatgtgggaaatgttttatagatAAATTAAAACTTAATAAACATCATAAAATTCACACAGGGGGGAAgctattttcatgttcagaatgtgggaaattttTCAACCGTAACTCAATTCttattaaacatcagagaattcacacagggaagaagccattttcatgttcagaaagtgaaaaatgtttaaTAGGTAAATCTGATCTTGTCAATCATGAGAGTCATACgggggaaaagccattttcatgttcagaatgtggagagtGTTTTAACTATAAATCACATCTTTTTAGACATCAAAGAATACACACAGggatgaagccatttttatgtttagaatgtgggaaaaattTTAACGATAAATCACATCTTTTTAGgcatcagagagttcacacaggggaaaagccattttcatgttcagaatgtgggaaatgttttatagatAAATCAAAACTTGATAGACATCATAAAATTCACacgggggagaagccattttcatgttcagaatgtgggaaatctttcaACCGTAActcaaatcttgttacacatcagagaattcacacaggggagaagccatttttatgtttagaatgtggaaaaATTTTTTACGATAAATCACATCTTTTTAGgcatcagagagttcacacaggggaaaagccattttcatgttcagaatgtgggaaatgttttatagatAAATCAAAACTTGATAGACATCATAAAATTCACACGGGGGAGaagtcattttcatgttcagaatgtgggaaatctttcaACCGTAActcaaatcttgttacacatcagagaattcacacaggggagaagccatattcatgtacagaatgtgggaaatcgtTCAACCGTAAATCagttcttgttatacatcagagaattcacacaagg